TTTTTCTGACATTGAGCGCAGTAAAAAAATCATTAAAGTTCATACTGTTTATCTCGGGACCGCTAAAGCTTTTTTTCTCGTTTTTATGTTCATATCTGGCCACGACTCTGCCTTCTCCCGAAACGCCGTGACAATTTTGACACCCTATCCCTCTTGGATTTTTATAAAGAGATGAAGCATACTCCATCGGCGTGATAAAACTAGCTTGGGCGAAGAGAGAAATAGGCAACAACAATAGTAATACATCTCTCATAAAGCCATCCTTTAATATATAAGTGTATAATAACAAAAAAATAATATTATGAGGTTTAAATGCAACTTCTTGACGGTAAAGCACTCTCTTCAAAAATAGAAGCGGATGTAGCAAACGAAGTAAAAAATCTGAAAAATAAAACAGGCATAGTTCCGGGATTGGCGGTGGTTTTGGTCGGTCAAGATCCGGCTAGTGCGGCTTATGTAAATATGAAGAAAAAAGCATGTGACAGAGTCGGCTTTTACTCCGTAACACATGAAATGCCCGAAGATATCTCTCAAGAAGCAATCGAAAATACTATAAAGATGATGAACAACAACCCAAATATCGACGGGATTTTGATTCAGCTGCCTCTCCCTC
This portion of the Sulfurimonas sp. genome encodes:
- a CDS encoding c-type cytochrome; its protein translation is MRDVLLLLLPISLFAQASFITPMEYASSLYKNPRGIGCQNCHGVSGEGRVVARYEHKNEKKSFSGPEINSMNFNDFFTALNVRKNGMPRYFLTQKEIQALYFYVQEKKKESISNAK